Proteins encoded in a region of the Melospiza georgiana isolate bMelGeo1 chromosome 2, bMelGeo1.pri, whole genome shotgun sequence genome:
- the CHAMP1 gene encoding chromosome alignment-maintaining phosphoprotein 1: MDMLQILRKTTERLECDYCSFRGTDYENIQIHMGTVHPECCDEMDAAGLGKLIFYQKSAKLFHCHKCFFTSKMYCNVYYHIKAQHAAPEKWNEEQKEQQVEGDSDSSKKSVMLEPQKPTLSPESGKPALSPELPKSEPVVSPRLQKSSVSPEPQKSAQVTSPEPEKSVQTVSPDPEKSAQATSPDPEKLASSVSPDPQKPSPAVSPDPQKPSPVVSPDPQKPSPAVSPDPQKPAPATSPEPRRHSPAISPEPRRHSPAVSPEPRRYSPAVSPEPKKPPPAASPEPRRYAPAVSPEPRRHPSQMRRPASAASPESRRPASAVSPESWRPGPTVSPEPWRASPHEVQKSPTVSPWASKPAMSVSVESRRSAPESRRPGSVVLPEPRRLVSDSCKSTSFSESQKSTLVSSEPWKPISSVYPEGWKPVLSPDTWKHSPPVSPELRKSSHTVSSDSWKPSFFPEVRKPGVSVSPESWKLSESRKSMYFSETQKSTSAASSEIQKRAHFPEPRKRVLFPETRKSNPAASTDVQKRAVFSEPQNQTSTSAVSTEGQKQALCSETQKSALVSSEVQKHALFSEAQKLTSISSEVQESTSFLESQKSTSPEVQKHGLFTESQKPTPVSPETLKQAVFTDCQKSAVSPDVQKHAVFSEMQKPAAALSSDIQRHAETTVPSEIQKNILFSEPHKSASGFFSEPQTPSESGESDFLSHSLDDQKPLDDLFSQDEQSILAKESPEHMLYSCPKKKPKKENQENSDSELNSSECGKPVVDSMEIKEQESNSDQEQYDMESSDYSKESKMDATTPTQPPCVLQFTEEKEAFISEEEIAKYMKRGKGKYYCKICCCRAMKKGAVLHHLVNKHNVQSPYKCKICGKAFLLESLLKNHVAAHGQSLLKCPRCNFESNFPRGFKKHLTHCQSRHSDDTPKKHLDSLEPLEEQI, from the coding sequence ATGGACATGCTGCAGATACTACGGAAAACCACAGAGCGCTTGGAATGTGACTACTGCAGCTTCAGGGGAACTGACTATGAGAACATACAAATTCATATGGGTACCGTTCACCCAGAGTGTTGTGATGAAATGGATGCTGCTGGTTTGGGTAAACTTATATTTTATCAAAAAAGTGCAAAACTGTTTCACTGCCATAAATGTTTCTTTACCAGCAAGATGTATTGCAACGTGTATTATCACATCAAAGCACAGCATGCAGCACCTGAGAAGTGGAATGAAGAGCAGAAAGAGCAACAGGTAGAAGGAGATTCAGATTCGTCCAAGAAAAGTGTCATGTTGGAGCCACAGAAACCTACCCTTTCCCCTGAGTCAGGCAAACCTGCCCTTTCTCCTGAACTCCCCAAATCAGAACCTGTTGTTTCCCCCAGGCTTCAGAAATCttctgtgtccccagagccccagaaGTCTGCTCAGGTGACTTCCCCAGAGCCAGAGAAGTCAGTCCAGACTGTGTCCCCAGATCCAGAAAAGTCAGCCCAAGCCACATCTCCCGATCCAGAGAAGTTAGCCTCATCTGTGTCCCCTGACCCACAGAAGCCATctcctgctgtgtctcctgACCCACAGAAGCCATCTCCTGTCGTGTCTCCTGACCCACAGAAGCCATCTCCTGCTGTGTCCCCCGACCCACAGAAGCCAGCCCCGGCCACGTCTCCAGAGCCCCGCCGGCATTCCCCCGCCATATCGCCTGAGCCCCGGCGCCATTCCCCTGCTGTGTCTCCAGAGCCCCGCAGATACTCCCCAGCTGTGTCACCAGAGCCAAAGAAACCTCCTCCAGCAGCGTCCCCTGAGCCACGGAGGTACGCCCCAGCCGTGTCTCCTGAGCCACGCAGGCATCCCTCCCAGATGCGTCGGcctgcttctgctgcttctcctgagAGCCGGAGACCCGCTTCTGCGGTTTCACCGGAGTCATGGAGACCTGGCCCAACTGTTTCCCCTGAGCCCTGGAGGGCTTCACCTCATGAAGTGCAGAAGTCTCCCACAGTTTCTCCCTGGGCTTCAAAGCCTGCCATGTCGGTGTCCGTGGAATCCCGGAGGTCTGCCCCTGAGTCCCGAAGGCCTGGTTCAGTTGTGTTGCCAGAACCTAGGAGGCTTGTTTCTGATTCGTGTAAGTCTACGTCCTTTTCTGAATCCCAGAAATCTACTCTTGTTTCTTCTGAGCCCTGGAAACCCATCTCATCTGTTTACCCTGAAGGCTGGAAACCTGTTCTGTCCCCTGACACGTGGAAGCATTCTCCCCCTGTTTCTCCTGAGCTTCGAAAGTCCAGTCACACTGTTTCCTCTGACTCTTGGAagccttctttctttcctgaggTCCGTAAGCCTGGTGTTTCAGTATCTCCTGAATCTTGGAAACTCTCTGAGTCACGGAAATCAATGTATTTTTCTGAAACTCAGAAATCCACCTCAGCTGCTTCATCTGAGATTCAGAAACGGGCTCATTTCCCTGAGCCTCGGAAAAGAGTGTTGTTCCCAGAGACTCGCAAATCTAATCCTGCTGCCTCTACTGATGTCCAGAAACGTGCTGTCTTTTCTGAGCCCCAGAATCAGACATCTACTTCTGCTGTTTCTACTGAAGGTCAAAAACAAGCTCTGTGTTCTGAAACCCAAAAATCTGCTCTTGTTTCTTCTGAAGTCCAGAAGCATGCCCTGTTTTCTGAAGCCCAAAAACTCACTTCCATTTCCTCTGAAGTTCAGGAGTCTACTTCCTTTCTAGAGTCTCAGAAATCCACATCTCCTGAAGTTCAGAAACATGGTCTCTTTACTGAGTCCCAGAAACCTACTCCCGTTTCTCCCGAGACACTCAAGCAAGCTGTTTTCACAGACTGCCAGAAATCTGCTGTTTCCCCTGATGTTCAAAAGCATGCTGTATTTTCTGAGATGCAgaagcctgctgctgctctatCCTCTGATATCCAGAGACATGCTGAAACTACTGTACCTTCTGAAATCCAGAAGAACATCCTGTTTTCCGAGCCTCACAAGTCTGCTTCGGGCTTTTTCTCTGAGCCCCAAACACCTAGTGAGTCTGGTGAGAGTGACTTTCTCTCTCACAGTTTAGATGATCAGAAACCACTGGATGATTTATTCTCACAGGATGAACAGTCAATATTAGCCAAAGAATCACCTGAACACATGTTATATTCATGCCCAAAAAAGAAGCCCaagaaggaaaaccaggagAACTCAGATTCTGAACTAAATAGTAGTGAGTGTGGAAAACCAGTGGTGGACTCAATGGAGATAAAGGAACAAGAGTCCAACAGTGACCAAGAGCAGTATGATATGGAGTCATCTGATTACAGCAAAGAGAGCAAAATGGATGCAACTACTCCTACGCAGCCACCGTGTGTGCTTCAGTTTACTGAAGAGAAAGAGGCTTTCATCTCTGAGGAAGAAATAGCAAAGTACATGAAGCGTGGCAAGGGAAAGTATTACTGCAAAATCTGTTGCTGTCGTGCAATGAAAAAAGGTGCTGTCTTGCACCATTTAGTTAACAAGCATAATGTTCAAAGCCCATACAAATGTAAAATATGTGGCAAAGCTTTTCTCTTGGAGTCTCTTCTTAAAAATCATGTTGCTGCTCATGGTCAAAGTCTGTTGAAGTGTCCCCGTTGTAATTTTGAATCAAATTTTCCCCGAGGCTTTAAGAAACATTTAACCCATTGCCAAAGCCGTCATAGTGATGATACACCTAAAAAACACTTGGACAGCCTTGAACCACTTGAAGAACaaatttaa